TCCTCTctcactcaccctctctctctgcaggctccgcctcctcttcgTCATGGTTTCACCCTTCACCGTTCTCACTCcaccaaaataaacatgacagaatatctGGCCTGCCAGTGGGAACTTCTTGGGTGTCAGTGCTTACTggatttgagtgtgtgtgtgtgtgtgtcagctgatTAATTTACATAGAAACAGCACCAAATATTCCTCAATAGGTCATTGCTGGGGAGCAGGAAGATCCTGACAGTATCTGCTGAAGGGAAGACCAATAGAAGATGCCTGTTCCGACCGACTGTTCTGACTAAGGGTTCTACATTGAGAGAGATCAAGATTTGATCTCAGTCAACCACTGGACACTGAGCAGGGCAGAGATTTTCAGAACCAGAGGGGCAGAGGAAACATGTTTCCCGTTTCACTTAAAGTCACACTGATGGTAAAATGAAAACTACAGAAGGACTCTGTAACCATAGTAATCCGCATGTTGTCATCACCAGATAGCATTATATCATCCATCATACAGTCGCTCATTCTGACATATCGGGGGTTCCTCCAAGGTTTCATGATGACGTGATGGTCTAAAGTGGCTCTGTGAAACCTGAGGAGGGCCCACTCCAACGAACacacaaaacatacacacaccctcccacacacaaacacatattcaGAACAAATCAGAACATATTTACACCTGTCTGAATTTGTGTTTTATCTtctgctgtataaataaaactGCTCACAAACTAATTCCCAAAGGACTCCTGTGGAGGAGAAAGTCCATTATCTGGGTCCAGTGGATCAGGAGGTGAGGAACACTCAGCAGGAAACATTCCTGGACCAGCACATTATTATGGACCAACTGCTGAGGGACGCTCCGGTTGTCACAGCAACGCAAATGTCAGGAAAGGATGGGAACAATAGTTCAGGTGAAGTTTGGCTTCTTGTACTTCAAACACCTTTCAGTGCTTAGCAGGGCCTCTTTTTAAGACCTTCATCCAGTTTGgcacagaacacagaacattGTAAACATCCTGCTCAGAGATGAAGGTTCAAAAAGAACCATTTGAGTTTGACAGGCGAATGGGTCGCCAATGATGAGAGTGTAAATCACCATATTCTTGGTCTGAAGGTGTCACTTACAGCTAACGTAAAACAATTTGAGCTAGATGGACCACTGCTTTAGTTTGACATGTTCTGAAAGTTGATCTTACCAGTTCTGACCCAGCAGAACTGGAACCATCGCCAGCTCAGTCATCACAGCCTAGAAGAACAAGAAATGAGCTGAAGTCCAGTCAGAATCTCGTGGCTGTGCAAAAGAGTTCCAGACCGTTGTCAGGAAGGAGAAACCAGCCAACAGCTGCTGAGGAGGTGACGCCAGAGAGGATCAGGTTTCAGTCTTTTGGAGAGGCCAACCCCAAACATTGAGCTGTGTTCCAGCGCTGTTGTGTTTGCGTTGTGTTTATGTTCTGAATGTCCTGACCCGTGTCTCTGGAGGTGCATTAACAGGTCACAAACGTAGTTCACTGTGAAACTCATTCTCCTCTGCACCCACACATACATCTTTGTACTTCTATCGTTGTGAGGACTGAACCTGACTAActcacccctgacctctgacctaaaGCCGGCTCTAACCTCGACCTTgaaaccagccaaaatgtccttactttgctggtagaatgaGGTTTGTGGTACATGTacaaatacaagaacacacacacacacaaacacacacacacaaacaaacaaactctccCTTTCTGTCAGCCTTCAGCACATTCCCAGACTAGAGTCATATGGGTCATCCACagatgttgtcatggcaacagtgaCGGATGGAAGATGATTTTAGTTGCAGCATGTTTACAGGGTATCTTTAGGGTCAAGTGGTGTTTAGTTTGACACCCAGAACTACAGTGCAGGTTCCTGCCAGGAGTCACTTGGGTTTTCCAGCATATTCAGCCCATCAAAATTGTTCTCTACAGATGGGAACCAGAGTCTGGACTATTTTTAACCACATTATAAGATTTTCAGCTCTGGTATCTATGTTGAATGAGGGAAAACATGGACATGATCCAAGATACACTGACCTGGTACTGACCCAGAACCTGCTAGTCAGATCAGCTGAACCCAGACGTTAAAGTTCTGCTGGGTCAGATTAGAACCTTCCTTTGTCCAGGTGGGATtcatgagaggaggaagaggtgacaGCGGGAGAGATTAAGGAGTATTTGCTTTTAAACTCTGATATCAGCTCTTTGGGATGCTTGTGTGAGGGTTTATGGACCTTGCTGAGCTTTTGGATCATCTTTAACCAGACCTGGCTTGTTTTTATGACAAACTTATTCCCAACCATAAAAGTGCTGACAGAAAATGTGAGTTTTATCTCTAAATTTCCTGATTCTGAAACAACAGAAGAAAACTGACAGAAGAAGGTGAAAAATGAAGTTTAAACCAGATCAGAGAGAAATAAATCCTGACTCAGTTcttctcctttaatctgctgctTTATAATGATATCCTGATGGCAACAGTCACCATAGCAACCCCAGTCAGGTTACTGCTTTTGTTACTTGTCTCAAAGTTGTGAAATGAAGGCAGATTTATGGAAATTTGGATTCTAAATTGCAGAAATAATAAACAGGTAAATAGAGAGGTGACtacgcccgctagcacaatctgaatattatatattctgagaagtatattgtattcaccctctgtactatgtacaggtatacaggggctgagtatccatttatctggattactgtaaatatacatcctctttgtatattctgaattttattctattctattttatttttatcttaattgtctctgcgtgctcttgctgttgttgcgctgtaaatttccccatgtgggacaataaaggacctgaatctgaatctgactATTGTTTGGAGGCCTTTTGATCATTCACTTTAATGAAATGTTGATCTTTGTCTGCCAGAACATGATGAATAAAAGGGATTTATTCAAGTCCAGCGTAGCTTTGCCCACAATGTTCTGAAGGTCACCGGAGGTGATTGGAGGGCAGCAGGTGATGCTGATTCAGGTTCTGACTCCTACCTGAGGAGGAACATTCTGGATTTAATGATCTGGACCTGTTCCTGGCCCTTCAAACCCAGTCTGGTGTGGGTCAGTTTCCAAGACCTGATTCTGATGTCTCTCGGGGATGCTGAACTGTGAATCGCAGCTTAGTTCCGGCTCTGTGGCCCTCCGGCTCCTCGTGGATGGTTCTGAAGGTCAGGTTGACACGTGGACCTCGTTCATGGTACTCCTTTGCCACCCGATGCTAGATGAAGCACAAATATTAATTTTTGGGAGTTCAAATTGAAAAATCAGTTGATAAAAATGGGTAAAGGTTTTTCTAGCTCCGGAACTGTCTTCTCCAGAAACCTTTGAGAACCCCGAGAGTTGTCTCTGAGGGGTGTTCAATGGATGTTATTTATACTTTATTCACATGTGATCATTGAAAAAATGGTGCGAAGGTTGAGGTGCTAAAGCTTCCCCTGGATATTTCACACTTGTGTCTAGCTGGTTTAATGAGGTCCATCAGAACTGAAGAGAACTGATGGAAGCCCAGATCTCTGCTCTGGGCTTTGCTCTTGTCCcactaaaaacagaaaaactgagACTCGTCAGTTATGAGTCACATCAGCATCTTCATGttaatatatttaaatgtaatttgttcACATTTTCTAGAAATACAACTAAATAAAAAGTCATTAACCTGCCAAACCTTCATCAATAATTCAGGATTCCATCTTCTTGACttgttaataaataaaagaagatcCTGCTGGCTCCATTTGTAGATAAGGTGACCTGAGATCCCTTCTGCACTGactctttgtgtttgtttgattgGTCGATCCTACCTGCCAATCATCCTGTGTGGATCCTGACATCAGCAGAAGTGAACCGTGGCTTAGCGGAACCTGGATCCGATCCACATAGGTGTAATCACCTTCATCCTCCTGAATCACAGACAGGCAACAACATgctaacagacaggaagtgacaggcCACGTGATTAAACTTGTTCTCGTCTGACCGGTGGAGGAATCTTGCGGAGGCTGAAGACTCGGGTGTCGCCCAGACTCAGAGAAGCAATGGTGGGCTTGTGGCCAAGTGAGGCCTCGTCGTCGCTGTGCCAGCCGATGCTGTCACGGCCATCTCGATATAGGTTACAGAGCAGCGAGTTGAAGCTACAGCCGCTGCGTCTCTCCACAGCCTCACGGAGCTTCAGCAGGAGCGGATGCCACTGTGGCGGACGATGATTAAACAAGCTACATTCACAGAAAAGATCTTTCAAATAAATTTACACTGTGGTGGGATTGAATAGCTGCATCAAACCTGAGTGTTAGAAGTCAAACTGGAGCGAGCGTAGGTGTAGGGCAGCGCTCCGTACCAGCAGGTCAGCCTGGGCTCCTCGTATGCCtcccctgcagcagcaacaatgcTCACATCTTTCAGCTGCTCATGTGACAGCATTTCCTGTGATGTGACCTGGTCACCTTGAATCACTGGCATCATCAACTACATGACTGACAGGAGGGTGAAAACAAGGCAGAACACAGGAAATGGCAGTAGTGATGGGAGGATATCATTCTAACGTGACCAGTGTTAAGAGTCACCAGACTCTTAACACAGGACAGAACAGATGataaggaggagggagaggaggaggagaaggaggagatgaaggatgaagagaagatggagggggaggagataaatgatgaagagaagaagaaggaggaggaggtggaggtggaggagatggagcaggATTCCTCTTTAACCCATTCATCAGGCATCTGAGATGAATAAAAAAGCCTCCTGCACATCAACAGTCTGGCTACAGTCAATTTAGCAAAGCATCATAAATCACAGACCCAGATAAAACAGCTCAATATCAGCTTCAAATAAAGGCAAAACTAAAAGATGCCATGATGTCATGCGATCTAGGGAAAACCTACCATGTCTGTAGTTGGTCTTTTGAGACCAGGGAAGTTCTGCCAACAGCTTACTGTAGATCCAGTCAGCCTCTTCTGGAGGAAGAAATCCAGGAACCAGCAGGAGTCTAGacccaggaaaagaaaaaacacaatcaGTCACTGTCAATGGATAAGACTTTCTTTTCAGCAAAACATCTTATCTTACACTGTGTGTCTGTTCCCGACACAGGTTAGAGACCAAAACTTAAGATGCATTACAGCTTATTTATATGTCGCTCATTTAAAAGTCTACACAGCTTAATTTTTGATCTGTCCGAAATCTTCCACTCAGGATCTCTCGTGCGATGGCACCATCTAGCGGAGGTTCAACACAATCATAGGTTGAGGTGGGTCCTGAAGACATCAAACCTTAAGTTCCTAAACGGGAAGACTCACCTGGACACGCCGGAAGGTCCATGACTGAGCTCATAATCACCTTcctttctgttaaaaaaaaaacgagctAAGTGATGAAACAACCGCAAAAGGCTTTTACAGAAGCCAGAAGAGTCACTTACTCAAGGAGCTTCACTGGTGGAACAGCTTGAACGAGCTACAGACAAAGAGTGAGAGCTTCTACAACAGAAACTACAACAGTTCCATCTAAAGAGATCAATGATTGTAACAGTCACCTTTGCGGGAGGCTGAAACTCAAAGGTCTTGGGAGTTTCCTGTGAGCGGATGCCccaggaggcagaggcagaaGCTGTGTTGGCTGTGGGGAAGGGTTGCTGGTTGAGGCCAGGGCCTGCTTCAAAAGATACATCATTGGGTGTGTCATCATTATTAGGGGTTACAGCTACCCAGTACGGTACCTCTCGGTCCCGCCCGCCTGGCCCAGCAGCCCTGGACTCTGGCCTGCTGACGCTTGTCTGTCATCACACCTGCTGGAGGGGGTGACATGgtttttctttgatttaaaatgGAGGGTTAATTTCGGATATTCTATGTCATAATATTTAGGTCGAATGCTATTTTTAGAAACTTGATTTTAGTTCAGGtatcatttctgctgcagcctgtcaaCAGGTTCCGTCTCGCCGAGTTCTGTCAGCTAATTTTACATCTATAAACAATTACGGCCAGTAAATACACGAAAACAGGTTTGTCCTTTTAATGGCATTAGACACATAAAAAAAACTTACCTAGGAATCCGCTGAAGGTCTCAAAATCGATTTGTGTTTATGGAGTTAAACGTCTTCGAAAATAAATCCGACCATAAACTGGAGTTAAATATGGTTCCGCCTGTTGTCCTTGTCCGCTAGTGTAACGCTTAAAATCTTCCCCAGTttgctttaaaatgtcagtATATTGTACATCTTCTACACACATGGAATCTAACAGAGTTTTATAAAGAGCTCAACACTTTCCAGCTACGAGCTATGTTGTATTCACGTCCGGGTTAGCGTAAATGTGTACGTCTGGTATGTTGAGCCTTTGGTGTCATAAATGGCGGATGCCCGCCGTCTTCTGTTTAAGATGTGAACACAAAATCCAGTCACACATTAGGTAAGAACAGACCCCTTCCTCATATAtatactgctcacaaaaattaaaggagcactttaaagaaacacattagatACATCAGATCTCAATATGAAGTTGGATATCTATACAAATAACGACAGGGCAGTGTCTTAGGAACAAAAGGATGccaagtcttttaatggaaataaaagttttcagcctacagagggctaattgtgtagacaccataaaatcagagtgaaatgaagatgtggcaggctagtccattttttccaaaacttaatttctgcaactcaaaatgcttttcagtatcttgtgtggcccccacgagcTTGTATGCATGCTTGACAACGTCGcagcatgctcctaatgagacgacggatggtgtcttgtggcatttcctcccagatctgtgtgagggcatccctgagctgttgtacagtctgaggagcaacctggcggcgcctaatggaccgaaacataatgtcccagagatgttctattgggtttaagtcaggggATCGTGAAGGCCATTCAATtgtttcaattccttcatcctccaggtactgcctgcatactcttgccacgtgaggccgggcattgtcgtgcattaggaggaaaccaggacctactgcaccagcgtagggtctgacaatgggttaaaggatttcatctcgataccttatggcagtcagagcaccatttcctaggcaatagaggtctgtgcgtccctccatggatatgcctccccagaccatcaccgacccaccaccaaacctgtcatgttgaacaacgttgcaggcagcataacgttctccttgtcttctccagactctttcacgtctatcacaggtgctcagggtgaacctgctctcgtctgtgaaaagtacagggcgccagtggcggacttgccaattctggtgttcttgagcaaatgccagtcgagctccacggtgctgggcagtgagcacagggcccactacaggacgtcgggccctcaggccaccttcatgaagtctgttcctgattgtttgggtagagacattcacaccagtggccctctggaggtcattctgtagggcacgagcagtgctcagcctgttacgccttgcacaaaggagcaggtatcggtcctgctgaggggttgaggaccttctacggccctgtccagctctccaagaataaccaccagtctcctgaaatctccatgttctggagattgtgctgggagacacattaaaccttcttgctgcagcacgtgtggatgtgccatcctggagaagttggacaacctgtgcaactTCTGTAGGGTTAAGGAATCGCCTCATACTGCCAGCAGAGAGAATTACGCAAGCCAAAATCAGCAcgagtggaaaaccagccaaaaaagatcaagagggagaaacttgaaatgacctccacatgtaaaaccagtcctgttttgagggttttctaattgttgccactgaagtgcaccagttgttaattccatgaacaccaatacagctgaaatttattaacgaggccctcagctgcttaaccaaccagaaaattatcagacaggtttaattcaattcatgccaggcccaataaaaaaagtgttcctttaatttttgtgagcagtgtatATGGTttcgtgtgtgcgtgtatatagAGAGCGCTAAATATACGTTACACTGGGCGTTCCGTTACATTCCTGCGGATTCTCTTCATAGTTAAGGTTATGCATTTTAAAACTACAAAACGAATCTATTTAGAACTTCACACATCGCCTTTGCCAGAACTTTTATTAACAAATCATATAAAACATGTTTCCAGCAGTAAATGCCGAATTCACTGAACAAGTAGACACAAATTTTAATTTCCAACAAATTAAAAGTCTTTTTTAAAGAAGTTTTGTGCAGGTTTAGATTAAAGGCTGAACATTTGAGGAAAGTCCAACTGAttccacaaacaaacaatcaataCCTGCTCATTTATCTGATCAATACTACTAGTCAGGTTCAAAGAGGCACTTCTATTTAAtgcagcaacaaataaaaatgttagATGTGATGCATTGGTGCAAAGACAACCCACCACACAGAATCACTTAAATATTCAAATATGCAACATTGGAGCATTGAGAATTAGAGAGACCAGGGTCTCAGGTCGACACTCATGTTCATAcagatgtaaaataaataatcacacatttttattttaatataaaaaaagcCCACCACCGTGTTTACTGCTTATAACAGCAGGTTAATCAGCATTTCTTTCACCAGTGTCAGTGAGTCAATGTTGGAAGTCCAAACAGCAGCAACTCACAACCATCTTGGCTTAGCTGGACTGTCGGCGCAGAGCTGAAATCTCTGGTACAAAACACATCCGTCCTCCTCAAATGCTGCTCCTGACCTGAAGCCCTCACTCACTCTTCAGCCCAGTGCCGTTCCTTTGCTCCCGAAGCCGCCGTCGCTGCAGATATCCAGTCCTCTGCAACCGGTTCATCCTGGCTCCCAGGAAGATGACGATGCTGCTCGGGACCAGCTTAGTGGTCACCCAGCCCTGCCAGAACACCACACCTCCTTTACAACCCCTTTAAACTGGAAATGAATGCAAGTGTTTTGGCCTGTGCCAACTCAAGCTGACTAA
The nucleotide sequence above comes from Takifugu rubripes chromosome 9, fTakRub1.2, whole genome shotgun sequence. Encoded proteins:
- the alkbh3 gene encoding alpha-ketoglutarate-dependent dioxygenase alkB homolog 3 isoform X2; its protein translation is MTDKRQQARVQGCWARRAGPRGPGLNQQPFPTANTASASASWGIRSQETPKTFEFQPPAKLVQAVPPVKLLEKEGDYELSHGPSGVSRLLLVPGFLPPEEADWIYSKLLAELPWSQKTNYRHGEAYEEPRLTCWYGALPYTYARSSLTSNTQWHPLLLKLREAVERRSGCSFNSLLCNLYRDGRDSIGWHSDDEASLGHKPTIASLSLGDTRVFSLRKIPPPEDEGDYTYVDRIQVPLSHGSLLLMSGSTQDDWQHRVAKEYHERGPRVNLTFRTIHEEPEGHRAGTKLRFTVQHPRETSESGRSQNLNQHHLLPSNHLR
- the alkbh3 gene encoding alpha-ketoglutarate-dependent dioxygenase alkB homolog 3 isoform X1 produces the protein MTDKRQQARVQGCWARRAGPRAGPGLNQQPFPTANTASASASWGIRSQETPKTFEFQPPAKLVQAVPPVKLLEKEGDYELSHGPSGVSRLLLVPGFLPPEEADWIYSKLLAELPWSQKTNYRHGEAYEEPRLTCWYGALPYTYARSSLTSNTQWHPLLLKLREAVERRSGCSFNSLLCNLYRDGRDSIGWHSDDEASLGHKPTIASLSLGDTRVFSLRKIPPPEDEGDYTYVDRIQVPLSHGSLLLMSGSTQDDWQHRVAKEYHERGPRVNLTFRTIHEEPEGHRAGTKLRFTVQHPRETSESGRSQNLNQHHLLPSNHLR
- the alkbh3 gene encoding alpha-ketoglutarate-dependent dioxygenase alkB homolog 3 isoform X3; this translates as MTDKRQQARVQGCWARRAGPRANTASASASWGIRSQETPKTFEFQPPAKLVQAVPPVKLLEKEGDYELSHGPSGVSRLLLVPGFLPPEEADWIYSKLLAELPWSQKTNYRHGEAYEEPRLTCWYGALPYTYARSSLTSNTQWHPLLLKLREAVERRSGCSFNSLLCNLYRDGRDSIGWHSDDEASLGHKPTIASLSLGDTRVFSLRKIPPPEDEGDYTYVDRIQVPLSHGSLLLMSGSTQDDWQHRVAKEYHERGPRVNLTFRTIHEEPEGHRAGTKLRFTVQHPRETSESGRSQNLNQHHLLPSNHLR
- the alkbh3 gene encoding alpha-ketoglutarate-dependent dioxygenase alkB homolog 3 isoform X4, whose protein sequence is MTDKRQQARVQGCWARRAGPRAGPGLNQQPFPTANTASASASWGIRSQETPKTFEFQPPAKLVQAVPPVKLLEKEGDYELSHGPSGVSRLLLVPGFLPPEEADWIYSKLLAELPWSQKTNYRHGEAYEEPRLTCWYGALPYTYARSSLTSNTQWHPLLLKLREAVERRSGCSFNSLLCNLYRDGRDSIGWHSDDEASLGHKPTIASLSLGDTRVFSLRKIPPPEDEGDYTYVDRIQVPLSHGSLLLMSGSTQDDWQHRVAKEYHERGPRVNLTFRTIHEEPEGHRAGTKLRFTVQHPRETSESGVRT